AGCCGTTGGATTCGCAGTCGCAGTAAAGGCAGCGATCGCCATTCGAGTACCGGGAGGCTTGTGGCGGAGCAAGGCGGGACGCACCGCTCCTAACCGACGATAGGCAGGTCGGAAGGTATCGCCCCACTGCACGAGACAATGGGCTTCATCTAAAATGAGCCCGTTAATTTGCACATTGGGTAAGCAAAGACATTCCCAAACGCTTGGGCTGAGTAGGGTTTCGGGCGATAAATAGAGGAGGCGAAGCTGATGATTTCGAATGGCGTTGAGCGTTTGCTGTCGTTGTCGTTTCGATACTTCGTTATGAAGCAAGGCCGCAGGCAATTTTCGTCGCTGTAAGTCTTGTACTTGGTCTTCCATCAAGGCGACAAGGGGAGAAATCACAAGCGTCAATCCCTGATTGAGCAAGGCCGGAAGCTGAAAGCAAATGGATTTCCCTCCCCCCGTAGGCATGACGACCAGCGTATCTTGGCCGTTCAGCAAACTACGGACAATTCCATCTTGGGGAGGCCGAAAGGTGGAGTAGCCCCAAACCTGTTGAAATTTTTCGAGAATGGGCTGCCAATCCGCAGTTGAAGCACTCCTTGTTTGACCAAGGGAGGGTACAGGAGGATGGAGGTTCATGAATGTAATTGGATTTGACGGTAGATTCTGCTTAGCCTAAAGAGTTGAAACAGAGAAGGGAACCGTCAAAACACGGATTACGGAATCGATGGGTCGGTCGAAGACGCAGACGAAGGGCGATCGCACCGCCAGGTTTCAAGTTTGACAATATTGTTTTGTGGAACGAGCGTCCATCCGGCTTGTACGAGTTGGTCTTGACTGCCGCACACCACTAAATCATGCAAGGTGCAGTGAATCATCACCATATCGGCACTATTGAGAGCCACTCGGCACTCTCCCCAATCTAAGCCGCGACAGGTGACCCTTGCATCAATAGGCCAGTTCATGGTGGTCTCCTTACCTTTGACTGATATAACGATAGGAGAAAAGCACAGGGCGTTGCTTCATACACCCTGATGAACCATAGGGAGGATGCTGGCGGATGAGGCAGAGATGGCGGTGGGCGATCGCGCTTTTGGCGTTTGGTTTGGGGGTACTGGTGGCCTACCTGAGTGCGGGCGATCGCGGTCTGTCCCTAGCTGGAATGGAAGAGACACAGCCAACTGTTTCCAGTGTCGCAGAAACGATCGCGCCATCTCCTACGTTAGAAGCACCGATGTATGAACAGCGTGTCCTCGAATTCAGTACAGTCCATATCTTGAAGATCCCCGGCAATTCTTCCTGGGAAGTTCGTCCGCTTGTCGCTGATAGTCTGAAAATCCTCAACGAGTTTGCCACAGATTCCGGCGCGATCGCGGTGATCAACGGTGGTTACTTCGACCCTGTAAACCAGCAAACCACGTCGTTTATTAGTCAAAATGGCGCAATCATTGCCGATCCCCAGGATAACGACCGCCTGATGGACAATCCCGATCTCACGCCCTATTTGCCGAAAATTTTGAACCGCAGCGAGTTTCGTCGCTATCAATGTGGAGGAGAGATAACGTATGCGATCGCCCGTCACAATGACTCAATTCCAGAGGACTGTCAGTTAGCAGATGCGTTAGGTGCAGGGCCTCGTTTGCTACCTCATCTAACTGCTGAAGACGAAGGATTTGTAGAGGTTGTGGATGGGGTTGTTGTGAGGGATGCGATCGGTACCACCACGCCGAATGCTCGCAGTGCGATCGGTATTACTGAACATGGA
The window above is part of the Synechococcales cyanobacterium T60_A2020_003 genome. Proteins encoded here:
- a CDS encoding phosphodiester glycosidase family protein yields the protein MRQRWRWAIALLAFGLGVLVAYLSAGDRGLSLAGMEETQPTVSSVAETIAPSPTLEAPMYEQRVLEFSTVHILKIPGNSSWEVRPLVADSLKILNEFATDSGAIAVINGGYFDPVNQQTTSFISQNGAIIADPQDNDRLMDNPDLTPYLPKILNRSEFRRYQCGGEITYAIARHNDSIPEDCQLADALGAGPRLLPHLTAEDEGFVEVVDGVVVRDAIGTTTPNARSAIGITEHGDLVWLIVAQRPDLDSPTGMTLAEVSDMLRSLNVTDALNLDGGSSSSLWHNGTRYYGKLNDAQEWIDRSVKSALILDVSTP